The genomic interval GACCAAATATTATGCAAGACAAATAATAAGCTATAATTGATTCTAAATCCTAACCAATAGTAAACGTAAAAGAGAAAATTATAGCTGCTCAGTCCTTACTGCCTTAAAGCAGATCAGTAGCTTGTGGCCTGGTCCCTTCTTATAGTGTATTATCAGGCTCATCCTTTAAGGCACCGCTCAAGAAAGCTGCAGAAACCAAACATGCATATATTCTTGTATGAAAATGTACTTCCTATCTTATAAGATAAccgtaaaaaaaatgtaatgtccaGTCTCTAGCTTGGGTATATTATTAGCTCTAGTTGTCTTCGGCTGCCCCTGGGATCACTATACCTAAACAAGACAAGGACTGACATGAGAGCAAGAACAGAGCCAAGTAACTCTCAGAAACCGGAAGAGTGATACCAAGTCAGATTCAATGCAGAAGATTAATCAAGGCAAGCAGGGTTGAGCACTAAAGGCTCTGGGTCCGAGACAAAGTATTAAGAAGGACACTTGCTACAATGCCATTTATTTCTGAAAGCATCTTCGTGGTAATATTAGATgtgcatttcatgtattttacctgtaaaagcctcacTTGTGTAGCCATGCAAAAGACCCAAGATCGCTTTTGAGTCCTATCATCTTGGATGAGATTTCACTTAATTGACTCTCCATAGCATTTTCCTTTCGGGCATATACATAAGACTATAAATGTAAGAAGGTGATGGGAGGAAATGAATGGGACATTTCCAGAAGACGAGGAGAACTATAATTCTGAGAGAGGAGAGGAGATAGTGGAGATAGTGTTAGCTAATCTTCCTGGAGTGGATAAATTCAGTACACGTTTACATTGctagaaaatacaatattatttgggTAGTGTAATAATTATGAAAATGTGCATTTGGCATACTTAATTTTCTGTGCCTTTTTAAGGTTCTGACAGGGTCGCTTTAAGCCAAGACACAGCTAGGTTACCAGCAGAAGGAAGCTGGCAAGAGTACAGGTTTGTGTTCTTTTTACATTGAAGAACATACATTTTCTGCCTCCTATGTGCAAGCAATAGCTTACCTGTAGGTGCGTCTCTAAATTGGGAACCTGAGTTTACGGCCTGTTTAGCTCTGACAACTGAAGTTTTTGGTGCTCCGGGAATTCTTTGTGCATGTGAtggctttgcatacatttttagagAATATCCAGCAGTCATATCTTTTACATAGATAAGCTCAAGGATTTTTGCTACTTGAACAATTGAGGTTAGCACAGGGTTTTCTACACTAGACTCTTGGTAAAGCTACCATGTCAGTTGCAGCCACGGGAGGCTCTAACAAATGTCGCATCAGCTCTGGCAAGTGCCATTTAGTTCTAGTTTGGGTAGGTGTGATACAGATCTTTTTGGAGTGCTTGACTGTTACTGAAAGGAAACTGCTAACAGGACTACAAGAAGATTTTATTCCATGAATATAGTGTGGGGGATCCTGCAGTCATATGTAATATTCCAGGATCTTATTGGGTTAAATCAACCTTTTGCATACAGGGATGTTTTAACTATACTGGCCTAGAACCCTAAAACAAACAAAGTAATGCTTGCTCCATCTGCTGATTTATCTACATTCCAGAACGGggaagtgctttttttttttttttttttttttcaactgttcaCATAGAAAGAGCTGAGTTTGTGAGAGGGGAGAACACATATTGCAGCTGTAGGGACCATTTTTATATCTGATTCTTAATGTTTGGCTTGAGGGTCAGTAACTGATCAGCAGGAGCAATTAGGCTGTAATGCTGTCTGAAATCTACATCTGAGGGACTTCACATGATACCTGGTGCCTTAAGCTTTTCCCTGATGACTTTAAATGTAATAGACACCAATGCAGGGTATCAATAACTTCAGTAGTCTGATCAGCTGCAGATGCATTCCCCACATAATATAGTGCCCCCCCCACACAATACagatcatacatacatacatacatacatacatacatacatacatacatacatacattacaggATTTGGTTAAGAAAAAAGTACTCACCAGTGATACCATACTCCGATCCCACGATGTGCGTCCCGGCTGCTTACGGTctcttctcttggtatccctccgccACTGGGTACCACGTGACCGCACTCTCCGAAGAAGCTTGCACAAAGAAGCTGCcgttagggcttattttcggggtagatCTTACGTTttccccttgcatgattagcatgctagggtttatttttggggtaggtcatATTTTCGAGAAAACACAGTCCCTTAATGCACCGCACTGTGgaatattggtgctatataaatacagtttattaggtGTTGCCTATTTCAGCCTATCACATCGTAAATTTTATGTTGCTATGGGTAACTAATTTTAATGAACTGGAAcccagtaaaaaataataaaagggaatcTCATTATAGGGGCAGACACTTTGATTTGATTCCTCCTGTGATTAAATCTTTAAGGCCAGCTGCATTTGTAACATGTCAAGCATGAATGGACTGCCAATGCATCTGGGTAAACTACAAGCCACACCTAACCCTTTGTTGGCAGTGCGCAATCATGTACATTGTGGCGCCTTGGTGTGCTGTTcaaattaaatgcaaacataGTAAACATGTAAAGTAAATGCCTGCTTACAGTGCATGTAGGTATCTTTTAAGCTTTTAAGCTGTGGACTCCTTAGATATTAGATTGCCTAAAAGTGTTGCTTCTGGGAGATAAAAATACTGGCACACCCTTCTAGCATATTCCTCACTGGCAACTAAATCTGCCCATTATAGTAATGCACCAATAGAAAGTTGCAAGGAGAGTTTGTACAATACCAGGATATGTCAAATCTTGTTGATCAGAATATAAAGGGTTCATGAGCACTCTTAAATTGGGCTATGTGTGcctgtacagcattgtggtatgtactatacattttctttactgcCAGGTGtactttttcatatatatgtaaaaatttacgtcaataattgttttttttttttggggggggttcaCATTCTTGCATTGCACACACACGGCACAGGGTAATGCATGTAACAAATGTTGGATTGCAGTGGTGCCATTTATTTGGAATGTCTGCCCAAAGCAACTTGAAGTGCATTGCAAGCATAGAACTGCTTGTACAATGTACTGCAGTGCAAGGGTAAAAAACAACCGTGCATGCTGCTCTTAGATGTAAATTGGGTCTTAAAGATCCTAATTGCTATTTTGGTATTGGGAATGTTGTACCTTAAAGCACACTTACCTCTTTATAGGTCGTGTTCACAGATCACTGAATGGTCTTGCACATTACTGTAATCCACGCTATGACAAAGCTTTCTATTTGTAAACCTCTCTGTTCTGTTACATATGTTATATGGATGTTGGTGACATCCTTTTGTGTATTATACTTATTTTCTAACTCTAGGATGAGCATTTGAAGTTAATTTTCAGCGGGTGATTGTGTAAAATAAGTCATTCCTCAACTATGTActatttcctgtaataaaaaacaattaaatgtttCTTACATGTGTGGCGAGTCTTGTTTGTGTTCTAATTGCCCCTGCTTGTCTATTAGGCATCTTACCTCTGCTGAGgctttcttgtatttgtttttcagatgTGAACCTCTTTCCTCTTCCTGCTTCATCTGCACCTCTGATGCACTCCTCTGCAGGCAAGTTCTCTCTATACTGTCGCTGCATTAACACTGGCTTTGTGCATCTAATGTCCTAGATTAGACCGTCTGCTTTGTAGCTCTTCTTTCTAGTACTGCTTTGTAATACTTTGCATGGAAGCAGAATGACCACTACCATAGCACCGACTTTTAGTATGTATTTGCTGAAGGGCTTATTGGGTGAACTCCGAGAATGGTCTAATAAAATCTCATTGGAAGAATTGGCCTCCAGTAGAAATGGATGGAGCACTGCATGCTTctatgacagctgtcaaagtCAAAAAGGTGCAAAGGGGCAGTCAGTCATTGAATTCTTTACCAATAATGCTTAACATgctaatataaatattggatTCATGACAAGCGTACTATACTGCAGCTGTCCAGACAACACATAAGACCGGGCTTTTCCATCAGgagcaaatatttgttttattacacattCTACACATAAGTGTATTATTGTATTGGTCATTTTGGTTCAGATAGGAGTGGAATGTGTTCTTGTCAAGCAGTCATTATAACTTTCTTTTAATCATGTTCTTTCTATTTCTATGAATGTATAATGATCAATTGCCCTTAGCATGGTTTAGGTGTACGCTTCCAGTGCATTGGTAAGAGTTAATTTGTACCCATTGGCCCTGAATTATGAAGTTAtttgaagttctccaaggccgaaggaagatacactttcatcagtgaagctgggtgatccagaaaacctggaatgaacctggtccaggactgacaacattttctaacaaatggctaatggcttttaggaaatccattccaggtttgctggattacccagctttactgatgaaagtgtatcttttccagcccttggagagctttattaaatcaggcccgttgtgtaACTCTACTTTTGTTGAGGGGTGGGGGAGCAATTCCCTTTCGGGCAATCTTTATACAAGATCTTAATGGTAAgatctctattttattttcttatacaaTTCTTTACTCTAGCCAAATGTCAAAAATAGTTTTGGCTTTAGGTAAATTTAATGCAGCCCCTGGCTTATTGATGAATTTATGGtaaaattccccccccccccccaaaaaaaaaaaaaaagttagacacATATATTATTGCATACGTTGCGTAAAAGGGCTGTTCAAGAAAACCTTAGGTTTATACGGCTCCGACAAGACAAATATAACttctatttttaagaaatatataatttctaCTTGTTATGTTCACACATTCCTCATGAATGACTGATATAACATTCTTCTTGCATGCTAACTGTGGTGTAATCAACAGCTGCTTTATTCTGCTTTGTTCACCCTATCCTTCTCTTCTGCATAACTATTGTGCACATTAATATTGCACCCTGTCCCCTTTGTACTTTTATTGAATATAGTAAGAACGGAGTCGCTGTATTGTAGGACTCTTCCTATTGACTTACTACAGATAGCAGTAGATATTGGGACAGATAAAGGGCAAAGACCTTTCAGAAATTCATTGTAAACTAGTTCATGCCTTCCTAGCAAAGTTTACTtattaatatacaattttatttaaggAACATCTCTTGCATAAATCATGGACCATGCtgtcattcagtatattttgcacatttattgcGGTCATGCCATCAATAACAATAAAGGAAGGCTTAATTAATGGACCAGGATTTCCTGTGCTTTCAAAAAGTTACTTTCAAGATTTTCATATTTCCAGTATACTTTTAAGGGGTTTTCCACTCTTAATTTCAGGGAACCCTTTATTAGGCCTGCATCCTAATGATGAGGGACTAAGGCAAATTTAGGAAGCAAAATTGCaattgtgtgcaaaaaaaaaaaaagcaatttgattGTCACCTATTGATTCAGTAAAACTTTTCTCTGTTTTAAAAGTGCCTGCTACTGGTTTTATTCTGACAAGGTGAATCCTGATTTTTACAACCATTTTCTGCCACTGCAAAATAATAGAACATAGTCCTGGTCTTCTGCAGCTCTCCTCTGTTAATTCTCCAACTATTAAGCCCCTTAAAGTGACTAAATTTCTTTAACAAAGCTGTCAATGTGCTTGAGCTAACACTGTGCCCATTACTCTTCTTCAAGTAATCGGTTTCTTTCTGCTTGTCCTCTTTCTGTTCGTCGCTACAGATAATATAATGGATTTGCAGCAGCCTTCTAGCACTGAGCCATCTGGCAAAGAGGACCTTTCATCTCTGCTGTTTGAATCTACTACTACCCTTCCTTCTTTGTCTCCTCTGTCTGCTGATTACCCTAAAGAGCCCACAGCCtctcttgctttctctgctgatgCCACTACTCCAGAAGCTTTGCAAAGTTATGCTACAGGGACTGACTATTCTGCTGGAACAGACCATACTTTTGGTCTAGGGGAGACCAAAGAAGATATCACGTTTTCTGATAAAGGTTACGCTGTTGAACATCCCACGTCTCAGCTAGAGTCTTTTCCTGCGGACCAAGCAAAGTTGTACACACAGTCTGCTAAAGAGATGTTTTCAGGAATGCTTCAGTCTGTTGGGCCTCCTCATGAAGAATTTACAGATCTCAAAGAAGGAGCAGATGAACACTATGTGGACTTCAAACCATTTGTTAGTACAGTAGGCCATGCTTTTGGCAATGAATTTAAGGATTTGACTGCTGACATTAAAAGTAATATCGGCCAGTTGGATTTTGAATCCATAAAGCCTGAAGAGAAGGAAATTGACCTATCCGATGATATATCCCCTGCATCTCCTGAAGTTATATCCAATTCCTCAAGTTATGAAACCTTTGTTCCTCTACAGAGATCCGCACCATTGGCATATGCATTAAATCCATTTACGGACACCAAATCTGAGAAGAGTATGGAAGCAACAGAGTCTCAACCAACATCTCATCTAGGTTCAAATGTTGCAACTGTTAATCCTTTCCTGGAACACGTTGACAAAGAAGCGGAATACGTCGCAACAGACCATGCTTCTGGAATTATGGCTTCCCAAGTGTCCAGCAAGACAGAAGGACTTACTCCTGATATTGTACAAGAAGCATATGAAAGTGAGGTCTATGACATTGGTGTACCAAAACTGAATTATGAACCAAAAATAGATTTGGTTCAGACAACTGCTAAAGCATCACCAGAAAATATTACTCCCACACAAAATGCTGCCCTGTTTGAAGATTCAGATTCAGGCTCCTCGCCAGTTCTTCCTGATATTGTCATGGAGGCACCACTGACATCCTCCTCACAGCCTGATGTTTCTCCAGCAGCACATATTGGTGTCGTGAGTGAAGAGAAAATACATTTCGAATCGGAGAAACCTCCATCATATGAAGATGCTATCAATAAACCAAGCGTAAAAGAGCCAGAACCTCCCGTAGCCAGTGAACCAGTGAAAGAGGCTCAAGCTGAAGAAGCCGAGGCACCATACATATCCATAGCATGTGATTTGATTAAGGAGACAATACCAGAAAAGGTTACTGATTTCCCCAAGGCCCTGAAAAGTGAGTTTGATTCCCAATATACTTCACATTACGATGAGAGTTCTCCAGAATCCGAGCCCAGTGAACCTTCATACAAGCATTGGGAATCAGAAATCATCTCCAAGGAAGCAGCCACCACAATAGGCAGTGTAAAGTCTCACGATGATGTTACATTAGACAAAGAACTAGAAGGTGATCAAAAGGGCAGCAAGGACGTTTCATCTAAAGCTTATTTAGAGTCAGAGTCATGCATTTTTGATACCAATATATTGGCAAGGGAAACAGATACAAAGTTATCTAGTCAAGAGAAGCCTTTACAGATGGAAGCATTAGGAAAAAGTGTCTTTTCCGAAGAGGTGCCTCACTTTACTGAGCCAGTGAGCTTTGAAAAGC from Pyxicephalus adspersus chromosome 4, UCB_Pads_2.0, whole genome shotgun sequence carries:
- the RTN4 gene encoding reticulon-4 isoform X1, producing the protein MEDQSPYVSSTHERDAPEPDEQLYRGPEGPQPSGKAWDDMDDVLDLTGGQYPHPTFSVNFPGKPPHEEEEDKPSYADSLEPSPEDEEPSSISSDVPRAPVIPSAPVEEHDTPASPYGAPSSGSVDVNLFPLPASSAPLMHSSADNIMDLQQPSSTEPSGKEDLSSLLFESTTTLPSLSPLSADYPKEPTASLAFSADATTPEALQSYATGTDYSAGTDHTFGLGETKEDITFSDKGYAVEHPTSQLESFPADQAKLYTQSAKEMFSGMLQSVGPPHEEFTDLKEGADEHYVDFKPFVSTVGHAFGNEFKDLTADIKSNIGQLDFESIKPEEKEIDLSDDISPASPEVISNSSSYETFVPLQRSAPLAYALNPFTDTKSEKSMEATESQPTSHLGSNVATVNPFLEHVDKEAEYVATDHASGIMASQVSSKTEGLTPDIVQEAYESEVYDIGVPKLNYEPKIDLVQTTAKASPENITPTQNAALFEDSDSGSSPVLPDIVMEAPLTSSSQPDVSPAAHIGVVSEEKIHFESEKPPSYEDAINKPSVKEPEPPVASEPVKEAQAEEAEAPYISIACDLIKETIPEKVTDFPKALKSEFDSQYTSHYDESSPESEPSEPSYKHWESEIISKEAATTIGSVKSHDDVTLDKELEGDQKGSKDVSSKAYLESESCIFDTNILARETDTKLSSQEKPLQMEALGKSVFSEEVPHFTEPVSFEKQSAIPFVQEFVSKSSIEDHFALKKQDDFVLEDEPKKTEDLYSQQKAKESAQASDKLVDFSKSESKIKETISKPTAPTKDADVISPSTEKKPSPAQPVPPTKGTDILSFNTEKKQTPAQPALPIKGSDISSSTEKKQPPALPALGACAFQTSVVDLLYWRDIKKSGLVFGASLFLLLSLTVFSIVSVSAYIALALLSVSISFRIYKGVLQAIQKSDEGHPFKSYLDSNVAVSEELVNKYSNAALGHINRTIKELRRLFLVEDLVDSLKFAVLMWVFTYIGALFNGLTLLILALISLFSIPVLYERHQAQVDHYLALISKSVNSVKDLVLAKVPGLKRKAE